Proteins co-encoded in one Pseudopipra pipra isolate bDixPip1 chromosome 12, bDixPip1.hap1, whole genome shotgun sequence genomic window:
- the LINS1 gene encoding protein Lines homolog 1, producing MMKISLLQQMYKDVLAGIPLAKESHHYSSLLTLSVEQPAGGDESCHQRHLPPPAAGTGSHQDTDKVVPAADDLSKSFASMSSSFCPREVMLLQLTLIRMMVAKAESQQIESSTRLKYCEIFVLLLKEAKTDSKLVSLLGPHDRLLSHLASQSLAALVYFQLKEENALNVTWLSFTLNSLLGFPGNTPVADCLWTLTAVIKETLRDAGLPKAGVLKKLLAPLDAVLEGFYNAILFHHFDSHYYTSPYSEATTNLISFIDLLEALLASRTELELPLRCQRVLFLKVSYILNLISSSIPYVIKKKFILLLKKCVLHKSREDARSGSVSLQALPLCEDVLALSNAVLQVVSLTWLNQIPLDEKSSYFGSSEPAPGDDPQGGSDQTVLRALSLVVLKALEFKIHNSTAEAEIKGDFESSMSQLLMFWRSHLKPFPQSHPVVHHCEWLCLIFMEQDDDMWEAAKALLLIYLKLDRLQHDAAGNLSQEEEDSWNVHTHAGGYNPHCIFLFFLEKIAFDSSVLLDFLISSETCFLEYLVRYLKLLRREWHQFVAVCTHFDTKHSAWQSVSPAKPPHPEEQSCVTDESLQNAGCEPAPPTPLSLSSSPDGCVFTAERGANEAECDSLISADSAALPGALPGSLQSLLNYDSSEDSELESDGKECLVNTKQVPANNEGEKRRRGTGCSYTADNWKICTSEVLPLKQEGSHPSSCWTRMTSLDNIIPLRIMLYKSTKCLEELQQAISRLQRRNLFPYNPTALLKLLSHIEKMRKNMNPQ from the exons ATGATGAAgatctccctcctgcagcagatgTACAAGGATGTCCTGGCAGGAATTCCCTTAGCCAAGGAAAGCCATCATTATTCCTCTTTACTTACTCTGAGTGTTGAGCAGCCAGCAGGAGGAGATGAATCCTGTCACCAGAGGCAtctcccacctcctgctgctggtaCTGGGAGCCATCAGGACACTGATAAGGTTGTCCCTGCAGCAGATGATTTATCAAAGAGCTTTGCCAGCATGAGCTCCTCGTTCTGTCCCCGAGAAGTGATGCTGCTGCAGTTAACCCTGATCAGGATGATGGTGGCCAAAGCAGAGTCCCAGCAAATCGAATCCAGCACCAGACTGAAGTACTGTGAGATCTTTGTCCTTCTTCTGAAGGAGGCAAAAACTGACTCAAAACTG GTTTCTCTGCTCGGTCCCCACGATCGGCTCTTATCCCACCTGGCTTCCCAAAGTTTGGCAGCTCTGGTGTATTTCCAGCTGAAGGAAGAG AATGCATTAAATGTCACCTGGCTCAGCTTTACTCTGAACAGTCTCTTGGGATTTCCCGGGAATACCCCGGTTGCAGATTGCCTGTGGACTCTGACAGCGGTTATCAAGGAGACCCTGAGAGACGCGGGTTTACCCAAAGCAG GGGTTTTGAAGAAGTTGTTGGCTCCTCTTGATGCTGTGCTCGAAGGATTTTATAATGCCATCCTGTTCCATCATTTTGACAGTCACTACTATACTTCACCTTATTCTGAAGCTACAACCAACCTGATCAGTTTTATAGATCTACTGGAAGCACTTTTGGCCTCCAGAACTGAACTGGAATTACCACTGAGGTGCCAGAGAGTGTTGTTTTTGAAAGTTTCTTATATCCTGAACCTCATTAGCTCATCAATTCCCTATGTAATCAAGAAGAAATTCATTTTGCTCCTTAAAAAATGTGTCCTTCACAAGTCTAGAGAAGATGCTAGAAGTGGATCAGTGTCCTTACAAGCCCTGCCTTTGTGTGAGGATGTGCTTGCCCTGAGCAATGCTGTTCTGCAGGTTGTGAGTTTGACTTGGCTTAATCAGATCCCGCTCGATGAAAAGTCCAGCTACTTTGGAAGCAGTGAACCTGCTCCTGGAGATGATCCTCAAGGTGGTTCTGACCAAACTGTTCTCAGAGCCTTAAGTCTGGTTGTGCTTAAAGCACTGGAATTCAAGATTCACAACTCCACAGCAGAAGCAGAAATCAAAG gagactTTGAGAGTTCCATGTCCCAGCTGTTGATGTTCTGGAGGAGTCACCTAAAGCCTTTCCCACAGTCTCACCCAGTTGTGCACCACTGTGAATGGCTCTGCTTGATTTTCATGGAGCAAGATGATGACATGTGGGAAGCTGCTAAAGCTTTATTactcatttatttaaaattggaTAG GTTACAACACGATGCTGCTGGTAACTTAAGCCAAGAAGAGGAGGACTCCTGGAACGTCCATACTCATGCAGGTGGATACAATCCACACTGtatcttcttattttttctggaaaagatTGCATTTGATTCCTCAGTACTCCTAGATTTTTTGATTTCATCAGAAACTTGCTTTCTGGAGTACTTGGTAAGGTATTTAAAGCTCCTTAGGAGAGAGTGGCACCAGTTCGTAGCTGTCTGTACCCATTTTGATACCAAACACAGCGCTTGGCAGTCCGTGTCTCCTGCCAAGCCACCCCATCCAGAAGAGCAAAGCTGTGTGACTGATGAGAGTTTGCAAAACGCCGGTTGTGAACCAGCCCCACCGACTCCGCTGTCTTTGTCTTCCTCTCCCGATGGCTGCGTGTTTACAGCAGAGCGAGGTGCTAATGAAGCCGAGTGTGACTCACTGATAAGCGCCGATAGCGCGGCTCTGCCGGGGGCTCTGCCGGGCTCCCTTCAGAGCCTCCTTAATTACGACAGCTCAGAAGACTCCGAGTTGGAATCAGATGGAAAAGAGTGCTTGGTAAACACAAAGCAGGTGCCTGCAAACAATGAGGGtgagaagaggagaagaggaaCTGGTTGCAGCTACACGGCTGATAACTGGAAAATCTGCACGTCTGAAGTGTTGCCTCTGAAACAGGAGGGATCTCATCCCTCATCCTGTTGGACTCGTATGACGTCCTTGGATAACATCATTCCCTTAAGAATAATGCTTTATAAATCAACCAAGTGCTTGGAAGAGCTGCAACAAGCTATTTCTAGGTTGCAGAGAAGAAATCTTTTCCCATATAATCCGACAGCATTGTTGAAACTACTGAGCCACATTgagaagatgaggaagaacaTGAATCCACAATAA